Genomic segment of Thermodesulfobacteriota bacterium:
TCGGTCACGGTGGTGCCCTCCGGGTTGACGACGAGCCCGGTCGAAGCTGGGGCCGGATCATCACTCCTCACAGCGCGGGCGTGGAAGGCGCTGGACTTGTAGTCGTAGCCGTCGCCCCTCCCGCCTACCAGCCATGCGCTGTGCCGGTAGCCGGCAAAAGGACTGGACGTCCAGTAATCGGTCGAGGTGTTTGGGAAGAAGGCTGTAGAGATGGCAGGAACGTCTGCTCCGTAGTCCACGATGGACCGCAGCTCCTCTCGGGTCGGCAGCCGCCAGTCGGTAAAGCCCCCGAAACGGGCTTCGTTCAGGGCGGCGACAAAGGCCTCGGTGTCATGGCCATATCCGCAGGCCCCCTGGTCCCCCCCATTGGTGGCCTCCCGCGTGTCACACCAGGAGTAGGTGTTGTCCTTGTCGTGGATGCCTCCGTCGTCGGTCTTGACCTCCCAGACGAGGTGGGTCACATTGTCTCGGGTCATGATCCAGTTGCCTGCCTCACCCTCGTGCAACGGATTCCCGTTCTGGTTCAGCCTGGTGTAGGATGGCCAACCCACGTCCACGTGGCTGCCGTCCTGGCCGGAGTACGCTTGACCCGGCTCGGGGCACGGGATCTCCTCCTTGTGGTTGTAACATGTGGTCTGCCCCGTATCCGGTACCGACCCCGCCACCACCATGGCCCTCTGGAGGACGATGACCAACGTCGTCCCCAGACCAATGAGCTTCGACAACCTCCGAAAACGATCCAGTCCCATGGAGCACCCCTCTCGCACACCGTTCATGCTTACTACCCCCCTCACCTTCACGCCCAGGCGAGAGACCGTCGAGCGATCCGTGACCAGGCCGATCAGGCTTTGCAGTTTCGCACGCCGGCGCACTCAAGCACTCAAGAAACCGCTGGATCGTCTGGAAGGCGATAAGCTCAGCTCGGGCAAGATCCGCGAGCTTTGGAACCCTTCACGCCCAGTCCGCCGAGGATCAGGCTGGCTGCCAGGAGGGCCCATGGACCCATGGCTGGGACGGGCGGCGGAATGGAGCCCGGATCAAGCGGGTCGGTACCTACTCGTACTTCTTCACCGTCGGTGTAGCCATCGCCGTCGGTCTCCGGGGTACGGGGGTCGGTCTCGTCTGGATTCCGTATCCCGTTATGGTTGGTATCTTCCCCTCCGTCAGACAGGCCATCGTTATCCGTGTCCGCGTCGAAGGGACTAGTGCCGGCAGCGATTTCCAGAGAATCGGTGAGACCGTCGCCGTCGGAGTCGGAGTTCGTCCCGGTCCTGACGTCCCCTTCCTGGAGACCGTTTGCAGCCGGGCTGAGCCAGCGGCTGTGCTGCAGGAAGGGCGAGGAGCCGGGGTGGTAGACGAGTCGCGCCCGCCAATGGTAGAGAATGTTCTCGGCAAGGCCGGTGACCAACTGCTGGAGCAGGGCTCCAGCAGTGCCGGTGTCGACCCATGTGGCGCTCTTCTGGGTGAAGGCGCCATCGAGAAGGACACCCTGGGGCTTCACTTCCCATTCGAGCTTCACCTTGCCCCGGCCGAAAGGGGTCTTGCCGAGCATTTCCAAGGAGAAGGAGTCAGCAGCGCCCGGCCTGCCCAGGGAGGCAACCGGACCGCTCCGGTCCGCGGTCAGCTGTCTTGGGACAAAGTCCATGCCCACACCATCATTGCCGAAAAAGACAACGGCGCGCCCCTCGTCAAGCTCACCGTTGTCGAAAGAGACGGCCCCTACGATGACGTCGCTGTACCCATCGGCGTTCACGTCACCAGCAGTGGCCACTGACCAACCGAAGTTCGCGTCAGCCTGATTCGACTCCGCGGTCCAGGCCGGACTCGTCGTGAGGCCTGTGGGCCCACCCAGATA
This window contains:
- a CDS encoding DUF1566 domain-containing protein: MGLDRFRRLSKLIGLGTTLVIVLQRAMVVAGSVPDTGQTTCYNHKEEIPCPEPGQAYSGQDGSHVDVGWPSYTRLNQNGNPLHEGEAGNWIMTRDNVTHLVWEVKTDDGGIHDKDNTYSWCDTREATNGGDQGACGYGHDTEAFVAALNEARFGGFTDWRLPTREELRSIVDYGADVPAISTAFFPNTSTDYWTSSPFAGYRHSAWLVGGRGDGYDYKSSAFHARAVRSDDPAPASTGLVVNPEGTTVTDTRTGLVWQRNLARDECGRLQTWTWGRALAYCEDPDLAGVGWRLPTVKELASLVDLSRYGPAIDESVFPDTPSTFFWSSTTGAEDPNDAWVVGFQTGATSHDDKSNIYHVRCVRDSVSPASGSRGGRAAAGR